From one Suicoccus acidiformans genomic stretch:
- a CDS encoding sodium/glutamate symporter produces MGVANLFDLNPLVGVNATAGAHVCGPGTSAAFGEIYEVLGAIGASEAGIASATAGLALGSLTGGPVASLIIRCHKLKADPTEETFRNDDTSHVKLNKDRVFRSLALIIITGALGIPIQALLKMIPMIEVPYFIGMPFSGAIVRNVMEAFNMTFFEEEISMIESISLEIFLSITIMTLDFATILHLVGPIIIMIVLDLVATLAFAAFVCFPAYGKDYDAAVMTAGFIGTAMGSGTNAIANQQSVMNEFGYSHKA; encoded by the coding sequence ATTGGTGTCGCCAATCTATTCGACCTAAACCCGCTCGTAGGGGTTAATGCCACAGCCGGAGCGCATGTCTGTGGACCTGGCACCTCTGCTGCATTCGGAGAAATATATGAAGTCCTCGGTGCCATTGGTGCCTCAGAGGCGGGGATTGCTTCAGCAACCGCTGGACTCGCCTTAGGTTCCTTGACAGGCGGACCCGTTGCCTCGCTCATTATTCGATGCCATAAACTTAAAGCCGATCCAACCGAAGAAACGTTTCGCAATGATGATACATCACACGTTAAACTGAATAAGGACCGGGTCTTCCGCTCTTTAGCTTTAATTATCATCACTGGAGCTTTAGGTATTCCCATCCAAGCCTTATTGAAGATGATCCCAATGATTGAAGTACCTTACTTCATCGGCATGCCCTTCTCCGGGGCAATTGTTCGCAACGTAATGGAAGCATTTAACATGACTTTCTTTGAAGAGGAAATCAGCATGATAGAAAGCATCAGCTTGGAAATCTTCCTCTCCATTACCATTATGACCTTGGATTTCGCGACAATCCTTCACTTAGTTGGACCGATTATCATTATGATTGTTCTCGACTTAGTAGCGACATTAGCTTTCGCAGCCTTTGTCTGCTTCCCAGCATACGGCAAGGATTACGATGCAGCGGTCATGACAGCCGGCTTTATCGGAACAGCCATGGGCTCAGGTACCAACGCCATTGCCAATCAACAGTCGGTCATGAACGAATTCGGCTATTCCCACAAAGCTTAG
- a CDS encoding ABC transporter ATP-binding protein yields the protein MNVIEVKNMSKNFKNKKLFNNFSLEIEANTVHAFVGPNGSGKTSLLRILTGLYEEDGGEVKIKGSHAMLLENDYLYEDKTGLENIKLYGLYFGYCLDSYQKYSDLLEITNDLGRNVSTYSKGMKRKLSLLIIVMMNREIIFLDEVTSGVDPISRVEIRKLIKLLKDEGKTIVITSHDLSEIEKVADKVSMIKSGELLFTKNIDEIQEESLEDLFIEEGTK from the coding sequence ATGAATGTAATTGAAGTGAAAAACATGAGTAAAAATTTTAAAAACAAGAAGCTTTTTAATAATTTTTCTCTAGAAATTGAAGCTAATACAGTCCATGCCTTTGTTGGTCCTAATGGATCTGGCAAGACTTCTCTGCTTAGGATACTCACTGGTCTTTATGAAGAAGATGGTGGCGAAGTTAAGATTAAGGGAAGTCATGCAATGTTACTTGAAAATGACTATTTGTATGAAGATAAGACAGGACTTGAAAATATTAAATTATACGGTTTATATTTCGGCTATTGTTTAGATTCTTATCAAAAATATTCTGACTTGTTAGAAATTACAAATGATCTAGGTAGAAATGTTTCGACATATTCTAAGGGTATGAAGAGAAAATTATCTTTGTTAATTATTGTAATGATGAATAGAGAGATAATATTTTTAGATGAGGTAACTAGTGGGGTAGACCCAATCTCAAGAGTCGAGATAAGAAAGCTTATTAAGCTTCTAAAAGATGAGGGTAAAACAATAGTAATTACAAGTCATGATCTTTCTGAAATTGAAAAAGTAGCCGATAAAGTATCTATGATAAAATCAGGAGAGCTGCTTTTTACGAAGAATATAGACGAAATTCAAGAAGAAAGCTTAGAAGATTTATTTATAGAGGAAGGTACAAAATGA
- a CDS encoding beta-carotene 15,15'-monooxygenase, translating into MNDKMNINRACRYYLRKDKDFISSLLLFTLISLGFIFLLYKGMFDSRGNDYIVLMLYVLMLGISILMSNLMVVNLTVKDKLNKRIEFILGSGINIKDVIKAYAIEMWRLSSIVPFLLFLLTYVLVDFKIEFKWIVGMFVTMIGMTYFEILFFNLISLSQKNFKFFKNIVFFGTTILIYMIGTFSGKILSLIEKYNLNLIYIILGINIGLGLIFAIFSMKDLSKMNNESVINKEGSWS; encoded by the coding sequence ATGAATGATAAGATGAATATTAATAGGGCTTGTCGCTACTATTTAAGAAAAGATAAAGATTTTATTTCGAGTTTATTATTATTTACTTTGATTTCTCTAGGCTTTATTTTTTTACTGTATAAGGGAATGTTTGATTCTAGAGGAAATGATTATATTGTATTGATGCTATATGTACTAATGCTTGGAATTTCAATTCTTATGTCTAATCTTATGGTTGTCAATTTAACAGTCAAGGATAAACTAAATAAACGTATTGAATTTATCCTAGGGTCAGGAATTAATATAAAAGATGTGATTAAAGCATATGCAATAGAAATGTGGAGACTATCTTCTATTGTTCCATTTTTATTATTTTTGCTAACTTATGTCCTAGTAGACTTTAAAATTGAATTTAAGTGGATTGTGGGAATGTTTGTGACAATGATAGGAATGACCTATTTTGAAATCCTATTTTTTAACCTTATAAGTTTATCCCAAAAAAACTTTAAGTTTTTCAAAAATATTGTTTTCTTTGGAACAACAATTTTAATTTACATGATAGGCACATTTTCAGGAAAGATTCTATCATTAATAGAAAAATATAACCTAAACCTTATTTATATCATTTTAGGAATAAATATAGGATTAGGATTAATCTTTGCAATATTTTCTATGAAAGATTTATCTAAGATGAATAATGAATCTGTAATTAATAAAGAAGGGTCATGGTCATGA
- a CDS encoding histidine kinase: MYKKLEKIVISHLMIILLWGLLFKNKMLVKEGPILNAVSLILFFTLYGLIYTEISNKKIPQRFSVLVIFTSLLPLSLILINDLPYKVALFLISLISTSLFIKRYLILENIKYIDILPISRKSTQIFTIRLVFFIFAVIYLFDIDTVIINIFIQIIFLITEFFFILFLKEKELSFEKTFKLYYLSDYMASERDEFARIIHDDIIQDIFASKNFLSSKNPDIEYTKNILRELEKKARNIMKFYQSSLFEKANLETSLSAIFDNVSSLYPDKNIEIKKLIESDLTEDKRLIRLISIISKELINNVYKHSDATYLNYKLYRKESLIVIEMDSDGASLSDLNKIRESKRGVLLLNLLIDSNVGNISYSLNKDILSTRVCLEVGRDENYFVR; this comes from the coding sequence ATGTATAAGAAATTAGAAAAAATTGTAATCAGCCATTTAATGATAATTTTACTTTGGGGTCTTCTTTTTAAAAACAAGATGTTAGTAAAAGAAGGCCCGATTTTAAATGCAGTTTCTCTTATTTTATTTTTCACCTTGTATGGACTTATATACACAGAAATTTCAAATAAAAAAATACCTCAAAGATTTTCTGTTTTGGTAATTTTCACATCATTATTACCATTAAGTTTGATTTTAATAAATGATTTACCTTATAAGGTCGCCCTTTTTCTTATAAGTCTTATCTCAACAAGCCTATTTATTAAAAGATACTTAATTTTAGAGAATATAAAATATATAGATATATTGCCAATATCAAGAAAATCCACCCAAATATTTACTATTAGACTTGTATTTTTTATTTTTGCAGTGATTTATTTATTTGATATAGATACGGTAATAATAAATATATTTATCCAAATAATTTTCCTTATTACAGAATTTTTCTTTATCCTATTTTTAAAGGAAAAAGAATTATCTTTTGAGAAAACTTTCAAACTTTATTACCTGTCAGATTATATGGCAAGCGAAAGGGATGAATTTGCAAGAATTATCCATGATGATATTATCCAAGATATATTTGCAAGTAAAAATTTTCTGTCGTCAAAAAATCCTGATATAGAATATACTAAAAACATTCTAAGGGAACTTGAGAAAAAAGCAAGAAATATAATGAAATTCTATCAGTCATCTTTATTTGAAAAAGCAAACTTAGAAACATCTCTCTCAGCAATATTTGATAATGTAAGTTCACTATATCCAGATAAAAATATCGAAATAAAAAAGCTTATCGAGTCTGATCTAACAGAAGATAAAAGATTAATTAGGTTGATTTCAATAATATCAAAAGAACTTATAAATAATGTATATAAACACTCAGATGCGACCTATTTAAACTATAAATTATATAGGAAGGAAAGTCTTATAGTTATAGAAATGGATAGTGATGGAGCAAGCCTTTCTGATTTAAATAAAATTAGGGAATCTAAAAGAGGAGTCTTGCTACTTAATCTATTAATAGATTCAAATGTAGGAAATATTTCTTATAGCTTAAATAAGGATATATTATCTACAAGAGTTTGCTTGGAGGTGGGAAGAGATGAAAATTATTTTGTTAGATGA
- a CDS encoding response regulator transcription factor, producing the protein MKIILLDDHKIFGESLKMLLEEQDEISCVYVSKGQDFLKMIEKDAYDIFLIDINLKDDKTGLDLIRDLIEDNPKQKIIVLTSYDLDNYKDMAFKLGVKDFINKSVEIEELLERIINVYKGKFKKIDKHISDPLTKREIEVLKELIKGESKKNIAAKLFISERTLYNHIANLYDKLRAKNIVEAYNKAMELGYIDPVM; encoded by the coding sequence ATGAAAATTATTTTGTTAGATGATCATAAAATATTTGGGGAGTCTCTTAAGATGCTTTTAGAAGAGCAAGATGAAATATCATGTGTTTATGTATCGAAAGGTCAAGATTTTCTAAAAATGATAGAAAAAGATGCCTATGATATTTTCTTAATTGACATAAATTTAAAAGATGATAAGACAGGCCTTGATCTAATTAGAGATTTGATAGAAGATAATCCCAAACAAAAGATAATAGTCTTAACCTCTTATGATTTAGATAATTACAAGGATATGGCTTTTAAGTTAGGAGTTAAAGATTTTATAAATAAGTCTGTAGAAATTGAAGAGCTTTTAGAAAGAATAATAAATGTATATAAAGGAAAATTCAAGAAAATAGACAAGCACATCTCAGATCCCTTAACCAAAAGGGAGATAGAAGTATTAAAAGAGCTAATAAAGGGTGAGAGTAAAAAGAATATTGCGGCTAAGCTTTTTATTAGCGAGAGAACCCTTTATAACCATATAGCAAATTTATACGATAAATTAAGGGCTAAAAATATTGTTGAAGCCTATAATAAGGCTATGGAACTTGGCTATATCGATCCAGTCATGTAA
- the istA gene encoding IS21 family transposase produces MIRINKEFEVIHRFRNGESIRKISRDMDIDRKTIRRIRDRYQAGIDALDDAQNEKEIEAATEQLVLERKYDTSNRKKRTFTPEVEARMSELLEKEREKDRRLGPHKQALTAKAVYEILAEEGYAIKYRTVAHYWSKMKAKAKEAFIKQNYALGARVEFDFGEVKLEIEGVVKTYYLAVWASPASDYYWAYLYTNQKKAVFQDAHVRFFENLGGVYAELVYDNMRNVVTRFIGRNEKELNPQLIQLATYYGFNINVTNCFSGNEKGTVESRVKHVRQNCFTKKYQFQSLDEARQHLEESLRTLNQESRLEEEKGHLLKYRPPFELAELCQLSVTKYATIHYQKNQYSVPDYLVGKRVQIKAYADYLVVYANEQEVARHNKIEGSHGFQLDISHYIKTLKKKPGALEHSLVLQQTPGLETLYHKYYSGHPKEFIEQLEKYHSLSGEALCQQLAYDQLVQRVTTENEGVPKNQEAILHQTEATLHQLNALYGLEESLC; encoded by the coding sequence GTGATTCGTATCAATAAAGAATTCGAAGTGATTCACCGTTTTAGAAATGGGGAATCCATTAGGAAAATTAGCAGAGACATGGACATTGATAGAAAAACGATTCGAAGAATAAGGGATCGATACCAAGCAGGTATAGATGCTTTGGATGACGCTCAAAATGAGAAAGAAATCGAAGCAGCAACCGAACAATTAGTCTTAGAAAGAAAATATGATACTTCCAATCGGAAAAAAAGAACCTTTACACCAGAGGTGGAAGCTAGAATGAGCGAATTACTGGAAAAAGAAAGAGAAAAGGATCGAAGGCTAGGACCTCATAAACAAGCACTAACGGCTAAGGCTGTTTATGAAATCCTAGCAGAGGAAGGGTATGCGATTAAATACCGGACAGTCGCTCATTACTGGTCAAAAATGAAAGCGAAAGCTAAAGAGGCTTTTATCAAGCAAAATTATGCATTGGGTGCACGGGTGGAGTTCGATTTTGGAGAGGTCAAATTAGAAATTGAGGGCGTGGTTAAAACCTATTATCTCGCTGTGTGGGCTAGCCCTGCTTCAGATTATTACTGGGCTTACCTCTATACCAACCAGAAAAAAGCTGTCTTTCAGGATGCGCATGTGCGATTTTTTGAAAACCTGGGTGGGGTGTATGCGGAGCTTGTCTATGACAATATGAGAAATGTGGTCACTCGTTTTATTGGGCGTAATGAAAAGGAGCTAAACCCCCAACTCATCCAATTAGCCACTTATTATGGGTTTAATATTAATGTCACCAATTGCTTCAGTGGGAATGAGAAGGGAACAGTAGAGAGTCGTGTAAAGCATGTCAGACAAAACTGTTTCACCAAAAAATATCAATTTCAATCTTTAGATGAAGCTCGCCAGCATTTGGAAGAGTCCTTACGGACTTTGAATCAAGAGAGTCGTTTGGAAGAAGAAAAAGGCCACCTTCTTAAATACCGTCCTCCCTTTGAACTGGCAGAACTTTGTCAGCTCAGCGTCACAAAGTATGCCACGATTCATTATCAGAAGAATCAGTATTCTGTCCCTGACTACTTGGTAGGGAAGCGAGTTCAGATCAAGGCTTATGCCGATTATCTCGTGGTTTATGCCAATGAACAAGAAGTGGCCAGGCATAATAAAATAGAGGGTTCCCATGGGTTTCAGCTTGATATCAGTCACTATATCAAAACCCTCAAGAAGAAACCTGGTGCTCTGGAACACTCGCTGGTTCTTCAACAAACCCCCGGCTTGGAAACACTCTATCATAAATATTATAGCGGACACCCTAAAGAATTCATAGAACAACTTGAGAAATACCATAGCCTCAGTGGAGAGGCTTTGTGCCAGCAATTGGCCTATGATCAGTTGGTGCAACGTGTCACAACGGAAAATGAGGGTGTTCCTAAAAATCAGGAGGCGATTCTTCATCAGACAGAAGCAACGCTCCATCAATTAAATGCTCTCTATGGTTTGGAGGAAAGCTTATGTTAA
- the istB gene encoding IS21-like element helper ATPase IstB, which produces MLTIAEAANELKLPYLKENYQHLLLEYTSRGLDLEEALTEILTEEVEQRRNRSYQRRIRQAKFSQKKYLMDFDEKVFKEGVRQQLRELKTLNFIQEKQNVILIGNPGTGKTHFSIGLGMEACLQNYHVQFVNAPNLVIELREAVTQSQFYRFKQRLNKVDLLIVDELGYLSFDEAGAELLFNLLSNRMGKGSTMITTNLTFDRWQECFKDPTLTGALVDRLAFKAHVVDMRGESYRMKQTSAWKEAQASQKEV; this is translated from the coding sequence ATGTTAACAATCGCAGAAGCCGCTAATGAACTAAAACTTCCCTATCTGAAGGAAAATTACCAACACCTGCTCCTGGAATATACGAGTCGCGGACTGGATTTGGAAGAAGCCCTCACAGAGATATTGACAGAGGAGGTGGAACAACGTCGAAATCGAAGCTATCAAAGAAGGATTCGACAGGCCAAGTTTAGCCAAAAGAAGTACCTGATGGACTTTGACGAGAAAGTGTTTAAGGAAGGTGTTCGCCAACAACTACGCGAATTAAAGACCCTGAATTTTATTCAAGAGAAACAGAACGTCATTCTTATTGGCAACCCTGGAACAGGGAAGACGCATTTTAGCATTGGTCTTGGCATGGAGGCCTGTCTGCAGAATTATCATGTACAGTTCGTAAATGCCCCAAATCTTGTTATTGAATTAAGAGAGGCCGTCACGCAAAGTCAATTTTATCGCTTCAAACAGCGATTAAATAAGGTCGATCTCTTGATTGTCGATGAATTAGGTTATTTATCCTTTGATGAAGCCGGGGCTGAGCTTCTGTTTAATCTTCTTTCTAATCGGATGGGAAAGGGCTCTACAATGATTACGACGAACCTTACCTTTGATCGCTGGCAGGAATGCTTTAAAGACCCGACCTTAACGGGAGCCCTGGTGGATCGTTTAGCCTTTAAGGCGCATGTTGTGGACATGCGAGGGGAGAGTTATCGGATGAAGCAGACCAGTGCCTGGAAGGAGGCGCAAGCCAGCCAAAAGGAGGTATGA
- the guaA gene encoding glutamine-hydrolyzing GMP synthase, with amino-acid sequence MSELESMEKIIVLDYGSQYNQLITRRLREFGVFSELKSHKMTAEEIKAEGNVIGVILSGGPHSVYAEDAFGIDEAIFEMGIPVLGVCYGMQLITQRFGGEVKAADSREYGQSTIEVLNKETGLFAGLNAEERVLMSHGDLITQVPAGFETTASNPQCPVAAFENTAANIYGVQFHPEVQHTIHGNDMLRNFAFDICHASGDWTMENFIDLEIAKIREQVGDRKVLLALSGGVDSSVVGVLLQKSIGDQLVCIFVDHGLLRKNEAQQVMDALGEFGLNIILVDAKDRFFSKLAGVSDPEEKRKIIGNEFVYVFDDEAQKLDGIDFLAQGTLYTDVIESGTDTAQTIKSHHNVGGLPEDMTFELIEPLNTLFKDEVRQLGTTLGMPDSIVWRQPFPGPGLGIRVLGEITDEKVEIVRESDAILREEIAKNGLERDVWQYFTVLPNVRSVGVMGDGRTYDHMLGIRAVTSVDGMTSEFARLPWDVLQTISTRIVNEVPHVNRVVYDVTGKPPATIEWE; translated from the coding sequence ATGTCAGAATTAGAAAGCATGGAGAAGATTATTGTTCTCGATTACGGGAGCCAATATAACCAATTGATTACACGTCGTTTGCGTGAATTTGGTGTGTTTAGTGAATTGAAGTCGCATAAGATGACCGCTGAGGAAATTAAAGCTGAAGGAAATGTTATCGGCGTGATTCTCTCAGGTGGACCTCATAGTGTCTATGCAGAGGATGCCTTCGGTATTGATGAGGCTATCTTTGAGATGGGTATTCCTGTTCTTGGTGTGTGCTACGGTATGCAACTGATTACCCAAAGATTTGGCGGGGAAGTTAAGGCAGCTGATTCTCGGGAATACGGTCAATCAACGATTGAGGTATTGAATAAGGAGACGGGCTTATTTGCTGGCTTAAACGCTGAAGAGCGCGTATTGATGAGTCATGGGGACTTAATTACCCAAGTGCCAGCTGGCTTTGAGACAACGGCATCGAATCCTCAATGTCCTGTGGCGGCTTTTGAGAATACGGCAGCTAATATTTACGGTGTTCAGTTCCATCCTGAAGTACAACATACGATTCATGGTAATGACATGTTACGTAATTTTGCCTTTGATATTTGCCATGCGTCAGGAGACTGGACGATGGAGAACTTTATCGATTTAGAAATTGCCAAAATCCGTGAGCAAGTAGGCGACCGGAAAGTATTACTTGCCTTATCGGGTGGGGTAGACTCCAGTGTGGTAGGGGTTCTCTTGCAGAAATCTATTGGTGACCAACTTGTCTGTATCTTTGTCGATCACGGCTTATTGCGTAAGAACGAAGCCCAGCAAGTAATGGACGCCTTAGGTGAATTTGGACTAAATATTATTCTAGTGGATGCCAAAGATCGCTTCTTCAGTAAATTAGCTGGTGTATCAGACCCTGAAGAGAAACGTAAGATTATTGGGAACGAATTTGTCTATGTCTTCGATGATGAAGCTCAGAAACTGGACGGCATTGACTTCCTTGCCCAAGGTACGCTTTACACGGATGTGATTGAGTCTGGGACCGATACCGCCCAAACAATCAAATCCCATCATAACGTCGGAGGTCTGCCGGAAGATATGACCTTTGAATTGATTGAGCCATTGAATACCCTATTCAAAGATGAAGTTCGCCAATTGGGAACGACCCTAGGTATGCCTGATAGTATCGTATGGCGCCAACCTTTCCCAGGACCAGGCTTGGGTATTCGTGTTCTCGGTGAGATTACTGATGAGAAGGTAGAAATCGTACGCGAATCAGATGCGATTCTGCGGGAAGAGATTGCTAAGAACGGTCTTGAACGTGATGTATGGCAATACTTTACGGTCTTGCCGAATGTCCGCAGTGTAGGTGTTATGGGGGATGGTCGTACGTATGACCATATGCTAGGCATTCGTGCCGTAACATCGGTAGATGGAATGACCAGTGAATTTGCCCGTTTACCTTGGGATGTTCTTCAAACAATTAGTACCCGTATTGTAAATGAGGTACCTCACGTTAACCGCGTGGTCTATGACGTCACAGGTAAACCACCCGCAACCATTGAGTGGGAATAA
- the coaA gene encoding type I pantothenate kinase — MIASKRKELCVVETYTHYSREEWRDFYYSGERVSREIDNLDELVSLNDRLTQEDVQDIYRPLLHYIDLLYMLAHHAAKQKGAFFDRDTSKAPFVIGISGSVAVGKSTVARVLRELLDYTYPDQKVEMMTTDGFLYPNEELRRRGLMSRKGFPESYDMVALLEFMREIKLGETTVSYPEYSHSIYDIVPGQMNTIEQPDILIVEGINTFQLPQNQQIYVSDFFDFAIYVDAEPLNIKKWYIKRFLMHLTDAKDDPTSYFYEMAHWTPEEIENYGNEIWYTINMTNLVQHIEPTKDRADLIIHKGEGHVIDQISVRKY; from the coding sequence ATGATTGCCTCAAAGAGAAAGGAGCTTTGTGTGGTTGAAACATATACCCACTATAGTCGCGAGGAGTGGCGAGACTTCTACTATAGTGGCGAAAGAGTATCAAGAGAAATCGATAATTTGGATGAATTAGTTTCATTAAATGACCGATTGACCCAAGAAGATGTTCAGGATATTTATCGCCCTTTGTTGCATTATATTGATTTACTTTATATGCTAGCGCATCATGCTGCCAAACAGAAAGGTGCTTTCTTCGATCGAGATACTTCCAAAGCTCCTTTTGTGATTGGGATTTCTGGGAGTGTGGCGGTTGGGAAAAGTACGGTGGCCCGGGTTTTAAGGGAGCTGTTAGATTATACCTACCCTGATCAGAAAGTAGAAATGATGACGACCGATGGCTTTCTTTATCCGAATGAGGAGCTTCGGCGCAGAGGGTTGATGTCTAGGAAGGGTTTCCCAGAAAGTTACGATATGGTTGCCTTATTGGAATTTATGCGTGAAATTAAACTCGGCGAGACCACCGTTTCTTATCCCGAGTATTCTCATAGCATCTATGATATTGTTCCAGGCCAAATGAATACGATTGAGCAACCAGACATCCTAATTGTCGAAGGGATTAACACCTTCCAATTGCCGCAGAATCAACAAATTTATGTGAGTGATTTTTTCGATTTTGCGATTTATGTTGATGCGGAGCCTTTAAATATCAAAAAGTGGTATATTAAGCGCTTCTTGATGCATTTGACGGATGCCAAAGATGATCCAACAAGTTATTTCTATGAAATGGCCCATTGGACGCCAGAAGAAATTGAAAACTATGGAAATGAAATTTGGTATACTATTAATATGACGAATTTAGTGCAGCACATTGAACCAACGAAAGACCGAGCAGATTTGATCATCCATAAGGGTGAAGGGCATGTCATTGACCAAATTAGCGTCAGAAAATACTAG
- the mvk gene encoding mevalonate kinase, translated as MASVFHPTHLADILSNKIGYGEAHSKIILMGEHAVVYDYPAIAMPFPKAKAQAQVTLSEDGLFHIHSRVYSGLLESAPENLDNIRKAIELTLQICQMPTEALGIRIDSSIPEARGMGSSAAVAVAVVRAIAQFYQQEITDNQLHFIVNQAEVIAHGSTSGLDTLVTSSTDAFLYRKSKQPLPFKLNIDGFLILADSGQIGQTKEAVEKVRQLKEKKAAFVKEAMATIGDFVAQAKVAIEYNDIYELGRLMTYNHYYLNQLEVSNQTLDSIINAAWMAGALGAKLTGGGLGGCVISLTETKEKATYVAHKMKEAGAQKTWILPLRQS; from the coding sequence ATGGCAAGTGTATTTCATCCTACCCACTTAGCCGACATATTATCCAATAAGATCGGCTACGGTGAAGCCCACAGCAAGATTATCCTCATGGGCGAGCATGCCGTCGTTTATGATTATCCAGCCATCGCCATGCCTTTTCCTAAGGCCAAGGCTCAAGCCCAAGTTACCTTAAGTGAAGACGGCTTGTTCCATATTCACAGCCGCGTCTACTCTGGCCTACTTGAATCAGCCCCTGAGAATTTGGATAACATTCGCAAGGCCATTGAACTTACCTTACAAATTTGCCAAATGCCGACAGAAGCCCTAGGTATCCGCATTGATAGCTCCATCCCTGAAGCGCGCGGTATGGGGTCATCAGCGGCTGTGGCCGTTGCGGTGGTGCGAGCTATCGCTCAATTCTATCAGCAGGAAATTACCGACAATCAGTTGCACTTTATCGTCAACCAAGCCGAGGTCATTGCCCATGGTTCAACGAGTGGCTTAGACACTCTGGTCACCAGCTCTACTGATGCTTTCTTATACCGCAAAAGTAAGCAGCCATTGCCTTTTAAGTTAAATATCGATGGCTTCCTTATCTTAGCTGATAGTGGCCAAATCGGCCAAACGAAAGAAGCTGTTGAGAAAGTCCGCCAGCTCAAAGAGAAGAAGGCAGCCTTTGTCAAAGAAGCCATGGCAACCATTGGCGACTTTGTTGCGCAGGCCAAAGTTGCGATTGAATACAATGATATTTATGAACTAGGTCGTTTGATGACTTATAACCATTATTACTTGAATCAACTGGAAGTTTCCAACCAAACACTCGATAGTATTATCAACGCCGCTTGGATGGCAGGAGCGCTTGGTGCCAAGCTTACCGGGGGCGGGCTAGGCGGTTGCGTCATCTCTTTAACAGAGACGAAAGAGAAAGCTACTTATGTCGCCCACAAGATGAAAGAAGCTGGCGCTCAGAAAACGTGGATTCTTCCTTTGCGCCAATCCTAG
- the mvaD gene encoding diphosphomevalonate decarboxylase, whose protein sequence is MPDITHEAAYRAHTNIALIKYWGKRNPELFLPVTSSLSLTLDAFYTETRIQFSPDYTRDTLYLNHKQMEADEMAHISHFVDLFRQEAGVQAACQINSINHVPTAAGLASSASAFAALGSACNTALGLNMDAQQLSTFVRQGSGSASRSVHGGFVLWHRGEGDVSSSSFTEQIDDANWDIGMLVVAVNTEVKPFSSRAGMQHTVETSPFYQQWPAEVEKDLALMLEAIEAQDFTTMGEISEHNAMKMHATMLAAKPSFTYFQGESILAMHLVQKLRREGLECYYTMDAGPNVKVLCRQSDMAHIKAAFAIHFKPDQLIEAKPGPGPEAIQWKEAN, encoded by the coding sequence ATGCCTGATATTACCCATGAAGCGGCCTACCGCGCCCATACCAATATTGCACTCATCAAATACTGGGGCAAACGTAACCCAGAGCTTTTCTTGCCAGTAACAAGTAGTCTATCATTGACCTTGGATGCCTTCTACACAGAAACACGCATTCAATTCTCACCAGACTATACCCGCGATACGCTCTATTTGAATCATAAGCAGATGGAAGCAGACGAGATGGCTCATATATCACACTTTGTCGACTTATTCCGCCAAGAAGCAGGGGTTCAAGCAGCTTGTCAGATTAACAGTATTAATCACGTCCCTACGGCCGCCGGCTTAGCCTCTTCCGCTTCAGCCTTTGCGGCCCTCGGTTCAGCTTGTAACACTGCTTTAGGCTTAAATATGGATGCCCAGCAATTATCCACCTTTGTCCGCCAAGGTTCAGGCAGTGCCAGCAGAAGTGTCCACGGTGGCTTTGTCCTCTGGCATCGAGGTGAAGGGGACGTTAGTTCATCCAGCTTCACAGAACAGATAGATGACGCCAATTGGGATATTGGCATGCTAGTTGTCGCCGTAAATACTGAAGTGAAGCCCTTTAGTAGTCGGGCTGGCATGCAACATACCGTTGAAACGTCACCTTTCTACCAGCAATGGCCTGCGGAAGTTGAGAAGGATTTAGCACTAATGCTAGAAGCAATCGAGGCCCAAGACTTTACAACCATGGGTGAAATAAGCGAACATAACGCCATGAAGATGCACGCCACCATGCTTGCTGCTAAACCTAGCTTTACTTATTTCCAAGGCGAATCGATTCTTGCCATGCACCTCGTCCAAAAATTACGCCGTGAAGGCTTGGAATGCTATTACACCATGGATGCCGGGCCAAACGTTAAAGTCCTTTGCCGTCAGAGCGACATGGCTCATATTAAAGCAGCCTTTGCTATCCACTTCAAGCCAGATCAACTAATAGAGGCCAAGCCTGGCCCAGGTCCAGAAGCCATTCAATGGAAGGAAGCGAACTAA